tGGGATGCCTGTCCACATTTATAGCCTAATTTTGTAACAGGAGTGAGATACGAAAGAGGCTCCCACACCATGCACATCAGAGATGGAAAGATTGAAAGATCGTATAGTTGCAGTGTAGTGGGAAGCTAAGCCAGCGGTAAACAGAGAATATACTGTGAGTGGGACATAAATCTGAGAAATACAGCCACGTCAGTAGcagaataaatattaataaaaggtAAAACCTCAGTAACATGAAGAACTCCAGGAACCAGATGAAAAGAATACAGCTAGTTCTGAGTATTGGTTAAACCTAGTCTTATACTGACTTCCTTACAGTCACCAAGCCCCAAGTCACCAAGCAAGTtcaacttatatatatatattatatatatatatatatatatatatatatatatatatatatagcagcaagttttaagaaaatgtttagTGTAAGATTCATGTGTCTGCAAATCTCAGACCAAATACTGATCGGTGTCAGATTGGTGCATTCCTTGATAGTTCTTTATACAGATATAGTATCTCTTCTGGTGTCAAATCGCTCACTTTTCCACTGCAGAAGTGTTGATACTTGGCTCGCAACATTGGTTCAAAAGCTGTTGATCCAAAACTGAGGAACCAGTGATGGAACTAGGGAGTGAGGTCATTTCATTCGCAAGGCAGCTTAACACTACAGCTTTAAAGATGAGAGCAAGGTGGGGGTTTCAATATTTTCATTGGAAACcgttaaatattatttttgggGAGAAAAATCACAATCTGGAATCAATAGCCTGCAGGGGTGGCTGGCCATCAGGAAGTTCAAGAATTTTCCCAGTGGGcctctccagtttcctccataTAGGCCAGCCAGTTTTTGcttggtttcatttattttgattgaGATAATGTGGAAAGGTGATGCAGAAAATttgtgagaaaagaagaaaagcttTATTAGCAGATTctgcaaaatattattttttttaaaatttcactttTCAGTTCCAAATCGGGGAGAGCAGCATTGAgaaagcaggtttttttttttttttttttttttttaacataaacagCTTAAAAAGGTCAACAGATCCTACAATTTCCATTTTTTGTCTCTAATCATTGTTTTGGTGAGATGGTCCTTTCATACTACAagtttctataaataaatatccaaGTTTCTAATTAGCtagacaagctttttttttaaattttaaataaaccttCACCTCCATGTGGTCACTCTGTGGCCCTCATATTGCCTACAGCACATGCATACTCTATATTGATGCCACACTTTTGTTAGTTCTGGTGTTAGTAATGGGAGCACTAGTGCCCCCTGATGAAATCTAATTTTGAACTctgcattaaatataaaataatttatcgAAAGAACATTTCTTTACCAATCAGCCAAgtatatgttttattaaagaagCTATTACACAAGTACACAAAAATGTTCTGAATACTTTATCTTTAGCATGTTGTTTGCTGGATTTCTGTCACCCTGTCTGAACACTTGATGCATTTGGTGcacattcatttatattatttaggACACATATAGAAGCTCAGTCTAAAGCAAATTCCCATGCTGCTTTCTGTTCCCAGTCCATCTCAGGTCTGAGGAAGAAAATCACTTTACTGGAAATAGCAACAAACCAGGGGCTACATTCCTAATGCTTACAAAGCTTTCTTTATCCAGCTACatgttcaaaataaataaaaacaataaacgcATGTGGCTACCCATAATCTTGTGCataattattaaacaatgtCTTTATGGTGGTATAGATgaagaatttgaatttgaattcaCACTTGTGGACACAAAAATATGCTCTCAAAGCCAAAAGTAACACTTGTAATATtctttacaattatttttacttttatgctgAGTGGTACAAAACCCTTAGTTCTGATTATGTAATGATTAGGCCGTCAAACTGGTGGAAGCCTGGAACAATTCTTAAAGGTCGGTGGTTCCCAAAACCATCACTTTGGTACCAGCAGCAATGTTTGTGGAAAGGGCATAAAGCATAGCACACAGCCCAGAAATGTGAGTCAGTGATGGAATCACTTGGGCCATAGAGCAACAGAGGAAAAGACGAGATGAATGAGGCCAGtaggaggtggaaggaaacatAGTGAACCACAGGTCTGTAGATTGCTTACATAACCAAGTTGTGTGTCAGCTGCTTGGCTCTAAGAGCCTCTTTCCACTGCACAAAGTAGTGGATCCTTTTTCTGCAACAAATTGTATGGTCCAATTTTGATTTTGGTACCCATTTTTGaatgtgcagtggaaaaaaTCTGAAGCCTATATGTGGTAGGCATGATCTGATAATGTAATAACACAACTGCTATCATGGATGCTTTAACCCATTGTTTCTAGCCCTTTGCTAGAAGGCTACCTAGCATCAGGACAGGTTTCTAGTAGGGTTCCTCATTTTGGACAAACTGAATGCAGCATTGCATGTCTCCATTCCGAATTAGATGCTGCCAAAGCTTCTCTTTTGGTAAAAATGTTGAGCCACGAGAACATGTAGCCTAGTGAAGTTACCGAGCGGAAGTGTGACAGTGTTTTGGAAAAGTGCTTTGTCTGTTTACTCAGTAAAATATCATACATTTGGGAGATTTACCTACATTAGGTGTATGTTCAGATCAGACAAACAGGTCGACTCTTTTAACCAATAGTTTTAGGTGAACAGTGGGATCTGACTCACACTTCTAAAGAGTTTTTGTtggaaatgagtaaaaaatagATCCCTCAGTATTCTCTATTCATGAATCTTCATTGCCGTTAATCAGATAAAATGGAACCATGATTGAAAAGCATCCAGTGAAACTTATCTACATCTGTGTTACTGGCATAGCATCATGATTCAGTGTCAGTTCTAGTGACAGTTTTAAAAACCTGTGTTTGACTCTCATCTCAGACTGAGTGTCTGCCTGCCCCACTACTTGTTATAACATGTAGGGCATTGGCGAGGTTGACAGTTATCAGGACGAAGGTACGGGTATCTTCTTCAAATTGTGCAGACACAACAGGAGCAATATTATTAATGATGGAATGCTTACTGTATATGTTAATGCAAATACAtggctgtttttatatttcttttaacaTTGCACAATGCTACATGAATGCTATTGTGTAAGTCAGATAGTAGAAGAAAATTTAACTGCACAATTTAGGCAACAGACAAAGATCAACAGATTTggctggtttaaaaaaaaaaaaacctggcaaTGTTTGGGAGTTGAAAGAGCTGGCTCTTTTTGTGTTCTCTGACTCATTGAAAAAAGCTGCATTTCCCATTGCTAGAACACGCCCGGAATATCTGTGATTTATTAAGCTGCTTATTTTGGAGTAACAGAGATGGTCAGTGGTCAGAGTGCTTGTGGGAAACAACAGAAGCTTCACTGATCTGTCTGGCAACATACATTAGTTTGTTCTGGTTTAGCCAATTTGCATTGTGTATATGTCCTTGTACAACTGTGGCTgctgagttttgttttttttttgacagtagTAAGTATTTCATTAAGCATTCATTATATTATTCTATGTATTATATGACAATTAACTTGTTAATTTTTTCGTATATGGCGAACGCGAACTTGGCTATTTGTTGGTCTTTAGTATTCAATGACAACTTGTTGTTCTTGTGTTCATACAATGAAATACAATGCAATCAAATTGTTCTCTGTCAATAAAGTTGCCAGCATGGTGGCGCAGCATATAGCATTGccaccttacagctccagggtccccattTTGATTCTGAACTTGGGTTACTGTCCATGTGGAGATCTGAATGGTCTCCTTGTGTCCATGTGAGTCTGTGTTACTAGTTTGCTTCCACCTCCTGaaaatatgccagtaggtggatgaGTCTGTAAATGTGAgagtgcatggtgctctgtgatggaccagtgtctcatccagggtgtattcgtGCTTCATGTCACCAGGGTAGGCACTGGAACCACAGTGACCCTGAACAAGATAACGCTgttcatacaaacattttcaataactgctttatcataGCTGCATCTTACAATTTGTACTAATTTGCTGAGTGTATGAACAAATGTGGTGAACTAAGAAGACCCAGATGATGTACTATATTTGTGAACAAAGAAATTGTGCAGTGATTGGTGCTTTTTGTGTCAACCTGTGCTAAAACCATTAAGGAAGGAGAGGGCCTGTAGCAGACATAAACAACATGGCTGACGATCGCTAACAATGCaagacacactgcaaaaactacAGGTGGCAGTTGGCTTAGTTTGTCGGCAGCCTTAAAAGTGTGAACATGTATTGCATTCAGTGAACAGAGAGAAATGAACCACTGGTACTATCTGTACATGCTGTCTGAGCAATACTGCCCAGATAAAACatagttaattattatttcataagTTGATGTAAGCTAGCACAGTCACATGAAGCTACAGCATGTATTTGTAtatgcatgttgtgtgttcagaATCAAAGGCACACATTGTTGGAATGAGAAGCAGATGTGGGGTTGGAATTCTCCTGACTGCAgcagttctctctctcattcactctcttccTCGCTTTCTCTCACGCAGCCTTCCCCACAATGACACTCATCTCAGTCATTTCTTCCAtcttttattttcctatttttttactgttaacTGAAAAATAGGAGCTGTTACTGTTAACTATCAGTCATAGCTTTCCCAATATTCCAGCTTACCCGAAGCATCTAATTTGATTACGTATTATTCACACCTACTTAGTTTTTCAAGTAATACATCCTAGCTATGATGTCACGCAGATGTCGTGAACTTgtgagaatatgtgtgtgtaattttcctATTGAAGCTAAATGGGAAGAAGTAAAAGGACCATCTATGTATGTGTTTTGCCACGTTGTCAGAATGGCTGAATAGTAGGAAGTGGCTCAGGCTCAGTCCATTTCAGAACTGCGGCccctctttttctcagtctctctttcaCAATTTTTCTTTCATGCAGTGTGATGTCTTTTCCAAGAAAGTCATCTGCAATCAATTAAATAACATAGAACTTGCAGAATATCTTTTTTtgatgtgtatataaatatgaaactgtctcttactgtgtaTGTCAGTGAGGTTGGTGTCTGGGAAGGCAGATGTTCAGATTCTCCTAGCAAAACATTCTTTGCTGATGAGATCAGAGCAGTGGGAcaaaaagtgtgtgtctgtgatgtttGTAACAACAGTAATTtgggctgcatttttttaaaaaaaaaatggaagtcactttatttgtttaatctctctgtctctctttctttctctctttctctaggGAGTGGACGTGTCGTGAAGcaattgagtgtgtgtgtgtgtgtgtgtgtgtgtgagagagagagagagagagagagactgtctgtctgtgtatgtgtgaatttaCCAGACCCAGTACAGTGAGAGTATAAGCGTGAGGGCGCTCTTGGGGGCGGAGCTCCACAAAGGGGCAGAGTTTCCAGGAGGAAGCCAGACAAACATGAGCAAATTGACGTTCCACAACAACAAGACCATGCAGGATCgccgttgtgtgtgtgtgtttctcccaaACGATGAAACACTCAACGTCATTGTCAGTGTAAGTTAACCACAATTCCAAAGCACTCACTCATACAGTGATTTGCCACTTCCTGATGTTTTTCTGCTGGAATATTCCAGTTTTCCCCATTTCTAGCCATTATGATTATACTTGGGCAGGCTGCAATTTGCAGAGGAATCTGAACTGAACAAGAGTCAATGTTGATCTATAACTAAAATGAGTGGATAGTTCATATGACTTTACTGAAacgtaataatttataaaatgataaatgatatcaTGGTAGAGGAACCAAAAGGGATGTATATAGCCCTTTTTCATTACGAGAATATCAAAGCTCTGAGTACTGCCTGATACTTACCACCTCTTAAAGCAACCTTGTActttaaatgacaaaataactaaacaaaataGTATCACCTCAGAAAGCACAGTACTCCCAAAAGCTGTACTCCCTTGTTGAAACAGCTGTGAGCTGAACCAGTATCATGGCATCAAACGGAGATTGCAGCAGTGGCAATGGAGGTGTATGTTATTTGGATGTACTGCAGACAGGGCAGGTCTCAGCACAAAAGACGGGTTTAGGAATTCGCACACACCTCAGCATACAAACTCAAAGcactgtgtcttttttttttgtttttgcttcatagtgttttttgtttgatgtATGCTGCCAGCTTTATTAGCTGAACATCATCACTGTTAACATCTGTTGCTAAGTTATAGGACAAgtcatgggtgtgatggtgatgaCACTTTAAGACAACCTGTGTCCGTTGTTCATCGAATACATTAGTTAATCCGGAATATATAATCTCAGATACCAAATACTCAGTATTGGATTGGTGCTTCCCCTATTGCTGGATTGTTGGTTGATTAAAAACCTCAATAACCATTAagttaattacatttccagttAATCTGTCAGATTACATATTAATGGGAAATATGGTTTTGCAAAACATTTTGGATATTATGATTCAACTGTAACCAGCTCATTATGTAAAATCAGCACTGGGCTTTCCTATGTCACTGTTTCATGTTTTCAACCGTTTGTCAAAATCTTTGTTAAACAATGTCTGGACAGCCCTGATACAAAACTTGTAGCTTCCATATGGGTCATCACTTATTAACATGTGCTGCTTATACCCTAAGATGTTTTCCTGCACTGATTAATGGATGGTTTTCCTCTCTCCATCAGGTGAAGACTTTGTGTCAGGAATTGTTGGAGCAGGTGTGTGATCTGCTCCGACTGAAGGACTGTCACTTATTCGGCCTAAGCGTTGTTCAGAGTAAGACTTTCACATGTTCAGGCacttctctgtgtgtatttgagtattttatttgtacaagtctgtgtgtatgtgggtaagtttaaaatttatttaacatatgaTGTCCTCTTTTTTCAGATAATGAGCACATCTATATGGAACTGGGACAGAAGCTGTCCAAATACTGCCCGAAGGAGTGGAAACGAGAAGCCAGCAAGGTAATACGCAGAGCACACTTGCATAACACTCGCATGTGCCCTAAGGCTATATTCAGGTATCACTTTAGTAAAAGGCATATGGATTCACATTAACTGGTGCTTAAATAAGCGAAATCACTTTAGGGCACTTTGGAAAGTACCTTTAATTCTAAATATTGAGTAAAAGCTGATTCATGTCAATGTATGTTTAACTTAGGGAATCGATCAATTTGGGCCTCCGATGATTGTGCACTTCAGAGCTCAGTACTATGTGGAGAATGGCAGACTAATCAggtatatttttacatatttttaccTATTAGtaatttgtttataaatatgttgttttatttgtcttcaaCAATGCACACATCTTACACTAGCATTTAAATTCTATATTGCTCAGTGATCGCATGGCaaggtattattattactggcaTTTGAGGAAGCAAGTGCTGCAGTCCCAATGTGTCCAGCGGGAAGAGGCCTATTTCTTGCTCGCTGCATTTGCTCTTCAGGCCGACCTGGGAAACTACAAACGGAACAAACACTTTAGCTCCTACTTCCAGCCTGAGTCCTACTTTCCTTCCTGGGTGAGCACTGAAGCCTTCCTTTACCCTAATGATAGGACTGCCTAGCGCTGCATGATGTGAACTAATTGAGaggacctctctctctctcgctctctctctctctctctctctctctctgtctatctatccatctgtctatctctctctccttctctccagGTGATCACTAAGAGGGGGAGAGACTACATTCTGCGGCATATTCCCAACATGCATAAGGAACAATTTGCTCTCACAGCATCAGAGGCTCAGTTGAAATACATCAAGCAAGCAGCACTCCTGGATGACGTCACTGTCCACTACTACCGCCTCTATAAGGTCAGGGCAAAAGTGTTAATGTGTGCATGTACATGTTTGTAGGTGAGtacaaggtttaaaaaaaagtttgaaggGTCTCCAAATGGTTCAACAGAAAAGCACTGGCTATATCGTTGAGAGAGCcagagtttgaatcctgacacaGCTATCTGGGGCCTGGAGTCTGCAAGAGCATTTCTTTCCCTGCCCTCTCGGATGGTGtttttctctcccctgtcagtcagagcgacactaaccaatcgtgggtgtctatgagctcatgtttATGGAATATAGAAGTTAGTGCCTTTCTCTGAGCAGTTTAGAAAGATGCAATGGCTGCCTTCATGTGTCtaggaggaagcatgtgctagcaTTCGCCCTCACTGGTTGTAGTCGTTTGATGGGGAGCGCTAGCCAggaggtgggaattggcaaatgatcagaattgggagaaaatgggataAAATCCTAAAAAGTCAATAACTTGCTGAAAAATTCTTTTTCAGGATAAAAAAGAAGTGGAGGCATCTTTAACTCTGGGGCTTACACTGCGTGGCATCCAGGtctttcaggtgtgtgtgtgtgttttgtttactgTCTCTTTGACCCCTGAAATGTGATGGATATAAAACGCAgaatctttttaaattaatttttattactagCCCTTCTTGTTGCATTAAAGCCAAGCAGGCAGCACCAAGCAGTGCTCGTTGTAAATGAAGGCTTTACATTTCTGTCAATAACAGATATTTAGGCAGCCTAATTTACATGCAAATAGCAACTGTTCACATTTTGTtaattgcatttttactttattaaaaagaTGTTTGTGGAATAAACTGCATTGTTTCAAAGTtgagaaaatgtattaatttgctGACAGCCTGATCATTTTGTTGTTCTTCAGAATGTGGGCACTGTTCGGCAGCTTCTATATGATTTTCCCTGGACCAACGTGGGCAAACTTGTATTTGTGGTCAGTACTATAATAACAGCAGAACAATCCACAAAGTCTCTTAATTTGATATGgtatttaacaaataattaagctttattttatttatttatttaacattaaaacacacataagCTTCACAACCATTGCTACATGGTCTACTTCATACATAGTTATGCAAAATAACATACAGAAAATGGGGTTTGACATTAATCCTGCATTATATCATTGTATAAAATTCtattgatgtgctttttttctctctcactctctttctctcagggGAAGAGGTTTGAGATCCTGCCCGATGGCTTGCCCTCTGCCAGAAAGCTAACCTACTATACTGGCTGTCCGCTGCGTTCCCGCCATCTCCTacagttgcttagcaacagcCACCGCCTATACATGAACCTTCAGCCTGTGCTTAAGCAAGTCCGACGCCTGGAGGAGAACGAAGGTATttctgtgtttgtatatgtgttaATGATTTTACAACACCATACCACATTATGTACTGTGATATTACACCTAAAACAATACTGTTGTAGGAAAAAaatttatgataaataaaatacactacaaagcataaagcatttatttataatataaataaaaacaatacagaacATAAAACATGAATGTCTTCTGAATTTTTGTTTACAGTCAAATTATTTTGAATGGATTCAGATTTTTACATATATAACATCTAGTACATTATACCGTTTAACCaatttattgtgtgtgtctttagACTATCTGTGGTATGTTTGTAGTCTTTACTGAATTTACTGAATCTAATTTTCATATTGGTAATGGCTGGTTTTCTTGGCTTTAACTAGGCTAACAATCATGTTGCTTCTGCATGCAGGTTTTTCTAACATActagcacaaaaacaaaactaccATGTTTGTGCTGTTTCTAACTTAGGGCTAAGCTTAGTTTAGATAAGTTACAACCCTCACACCACTAAATGTCAGTGTTGCACTACAGAATAGAGTTACAGTATATAGTTCTCAGATCAAAGTGAACAGTGATTTATGGTACAAGGACAAATCAAATTTAACCA
This sequence is a window from Pangasianodon hypophthalmus isolate fPanHyp1 chromosome 3, fPanHyp1.pri, whole genome shotgun sequence. Protein-coding genes within it:
- the frmd6 gene encoding FERM domain-containing protein 6, whose protein sequence is MSKLTFHNNKTMQDRRCVCVFLPNDETLNVIVSVKTLCQELLEQVCDLLRLKDCHLFGLSVVQNNEHIYMELGQKLSKYCPKEWKREASKGIDQFGPPMIVHFRAQYYVENGRLISDRMARYYYYWHLRKQVLQSQCVQREEAYFLLAAFALQADLGNYKRNKHFSSYFQPESYFPSWVITKRGRDYILRHIPNMHKEQFALTASEAQLKYIKQAALLDDVTVHYYRLYKDKKEVEASLTLGLTLRGIQVFQNVGTVRQLLYDFPWTNVGKLVFVGKRFEILPDGLPSARKLTYYTGCPLRSRHLLQLLSNSHRLYMNLQPVLKQVRRLEENEEKKQYRESYISDALELDMEQLEQRSRASGSSMGSVSRQKRFSRHSTTSHSSSHTSGIETDSFRTPAHTPHRPLRSHSSSNTSHASTHTSGIESSGKERGLDDDEIEMLVDDPKDYEELTDLALELSQDLCIHITEDMLTSAQSNGYSGLVVKEVSSSTSSSSETVVKMKGQSIESLPQMVSGRKSQNSTDRHSQSLDDVRLYQRNSLEWVEPCQDSAHSYTFGCVEELSNGYQGVAEQRAGICDDQHPFPIKRTNKYFSLDLTAEEVPEFVV